A genomic stretch from Mycobacterium malmoense includes:
- a CDS encoding 3-hydroxyacyl-CoA dehydrogenase: MEIRDAVAVVTGGASGLGLATTKRLLDAGAQVVVLDLRGEDVVAGLGDRARFAQADVTDEAAVARALDVAESMGPLRIVVNCAGTGNAIRVLSRDGVFPLDAFRKIVDINLVGTFNVLRLAAERIAKTKPVGPKGEERGVIVNTASVAAFDGQIGQAAYSASKGGVVGLTLPVARDLAGHLIRVVTIAPGLFDTPLLASLPEEARVSLGKQVPHPSRLGNPDEYGALAVHIIENPMLNGEVIRLDGAIRMAPR, from the coding sequence ATGGAGATCAGAGACGCCGTGGCCGTCGTCACCGGGGGCGCGTCGGGCCTGGGCCTGGCCACCACCAAGCGGCTGCTCGACGCCGGCGCGCAGGTGGTGGTGCTGGACCTACGGGGCGAGGACGTGGTTGCCGGGCTCGGCGACCGCGCGCGCTTCGCGCAGGCCGATGTCACCGACGAGGCCGCCGTCGCCAGGGCGCTGGACGTCGCCGAGTCGATGGGTCCGCTGCGCATCGTGGTCAACTGCGCCGGCACCGGAAACGCCATCCGGGTGCTGAGCCGCGACGGCGTCTTCCCGCTGGATGCCTTCCGCAAGATCGTGGACATCAACCTGGTCGGCACCTTCAACGTGCTTCGGCTGGCCGCCGAGCGGATCGCCAAGACGAAACCAGTCGGACCAAAAGGCGAAGAGCGCGGCGTCATCGTCAACACCGCGTCGGTGGCCGCGTTCGACGGCCAGATCGGTCAGGCCGCCTACTCCGCGTCCAAGGGCGGCGTGGTGGGCCTGACGTTGCCGGTCGCCCGCGACCTGGCCGGCCACCTGATCCGGGTGGTCACGATCGCGCCGGGCCTGTTCGACACCCCGCTGCTGGCGTCCTTGCCCGAGGAGGCCAGGGTGTCGCTGGGCAAGCAGGTGCCGCACCCGTCGCGGCTGGGCAACCCCGACGAGTATGGGGCACTGGCGGTGCACATCATCGAAAACCCGATGCTCAACGGCGAGGTCATCCGCCTGGACGGCGCCATTCGCATGGCGCCACGCTGA
- a CDS encoding type III polyketide synthase — protein sequence MDTITGGNPVRAGVKTPIVDPSIAAAAVKFPPNRYAQDEAIGALTDIAGPEFQRFALSSGVKFRNIALPLSRYPKLSGFTEANDAYVEIALGLAEQALLAALDEAKVKPSEVDIVFSTTVTGLAVPTLEARLAARIGLRQDVKRVPLFGLGCVAGAAGVARIHDYLRAFPDQVAALLAVELCSLTIQRQDNSVANLVATSLFGDGAAAVIAKGAGQAAAGPRVLATRSRIYPDTEEVMGWKIGSDGFRIVLSADVATVAEKYLGDDVRKFLADHGLTPRDVSAWICHPGGPRVIEVVETVLDLPGDALDHTRNSLRDNGNLSSVSVLDVLRANLADPPPAGSIGLMIAMGPAFCSELVLLAW from the coding sequence ATGGACACGATCACAGGGGGCAATCCCGTGCGCGCGGGCGTCAAAACACCGATAGTGGATCCGTCGATCGCTGCGGCTGCGGTGAAGTTTCCGCCGAACCGGTACGCCCAGGACGAGGCCATCGGGGCGTTGACCGACATCGCCGGCCCGGAGTTTCAGCGGTTCGCCCTCAGCAGCGGGGTTAAGTTTCGCAACATCGCGCTGCCGCTGTCGCGATACCCCAAGCTGAGCGGCTTCACCGAGGCAAACGATGCCTACGTCGAAATCGCGCTCGGCCTGGCCGAACAGGCGCTGCTCGCGGCGCTCGACGAAGCAAAGGTCAAGCCATCCGAGGTCGACATCGTCTTTTCGACGACCGTTACCGGGCTCGCCGTACCGACGCTGGAGGCACGGCTGGCGGCACGGATTGGGTTGCGCCAGGACGTCAAACGCGTCCCGTTGTTCGGCCTGGGCTGTGTCGCCGGCGCGGCGGGCGTGGCACGCATACACGATTACCTGCGCGCCTTCCCCGACCAGGTGGCGGCCCTGCTGGCGGTCGAACTGTGCTCGTTGACCATTCAGCGCCAGGACAATTCGGTGGCCAACCTGGTCGCCACCAGTCTTTTCGGTGACGGTGCCGCGGCCGTCATCGCGAAGGGCGCAGGCCAGGCTGCCGCGGGTCCCAGGGTGTTGGCGACCCGGAGCCGGATCTACCCCGACACCGAAGAAGTCATGGGCTGGAAGATCGGCAGTGATGGCTTTCGGATCGTCCTGTCGGCCGACGTCGCGACCGTCGCCGAGAAATATCTGGGCGACGACGTCCGCAAGTTTCTGGCCGACCATGGACTGACGCCGCGCGACGTGTCGGCCTGGATCTGCCACCCCGGCGGGCCGCGGGTGATCGAGGTCGTCGAGACCGTGTTGGATCTGCCCGGCGACGCCCTGGACCATACACGAAACTCGTTGCGCGACAACGGTAATTTGTCGTCGGTGTCGGTGCTCGATGTGCTTCGGGCCAACCTGGCCGATCCGCCACCAGCGGGTTCGATCGGGCTGATGATCGCGATGGGTCCCGCGTTCTGCTCCGAGCTTGTGCTGCTGGCTTGGTAG
- a CDS encoding CaiB/BaiF CoA transferase family protein, protein MAGPLKGLRVVELAGIGPGPHAAMILGDLGADVVRVDRPSTSPGGTAKDAMMRNRRVVTANLKSDEGRELVLKLVAKADVLIEGYRPGVTERLGLGPQDCAKVNDRLIYARMTGWGQTGPRSQQAGHDINYISLNGILHAIGRVNERPVPPLNLVGDFGGGSMFLLLGILAALWERQSSGKGQVIDAAMVDGSSVLIQMMWAMRATGMWTDTRGTNMLDGGAPYYDTYECADGRYVAVGAIEPQFYAAMLTGLGLDGADLPGQNDVSRWPELRAVLTEKFASRDRDHWAKVFADSDACVTPVLAFGEVHTEPHVTERHTFYEVDGGPQPMPAPRFSRTAPDTPRPAAPAADIEAVLEDWV, encoded by the coding sequence GTGGCTGGACCGCTGAAGGGACTGCGTGTTGTCGAGTTGGCCGGCATCGGGCCCGGCCCGCATGCCGCGATGATCCTGGGGGATCTGGGAGCCGACGTGGTGCGCGTCGATCGGCCGTCAACCAGTCCCGGCGGCACGGCCAAGGACGCCATGATGCGCAACCGGCGCGTCGTGACGGCCAACCTCAAGTCCGATGAGGGACGCGAACTCGTGCTCAAGCTCGTCGCCAAAGCCGACGTGCTGATCGAGGGTTACCGCCCCGGCGTCACCGAGCGGCTCGGCCTTGGCCCGCAAGACTGCGCCAAGGTCAACGACCGGCTGATCTACGCGCGGATGACCGGCTGGGGCCAAACGGGCCCGCGCAGCCAGCAGGCCGGCCACGACATCAACTACATCTCGCTCAACGGGATCCTGCACGCGATCGGCCGGGTGAACGAGCGGCCGGTGCCGCCGCTGAACCTGGTCGGCGACTTCGGCGGCGGCTCGATGTTCTTGCTGCTCGGCATCCTGGCCGCGCTGTGGGAGCGGCAGAGCTCCGGCAAGGGTCAGGTCATCGATGCCGCGATGGTCGACGGTTCCAGCGTGCTCATCCAGATGATGTGGGCCATGCGGGCGACGGGCATGTGGACCGACACGCGCGGCACCAACATGCTCGACGGCGGCGCGCCCTACTACGACACCTACGAGTGCGCCGACGGCCGCTACGTCGCCGTCGGCGCCATCGAGCCGCAGTTCTACGCCGCCATGCTGACCGGGCTGGGCCTGGATGGCGCCGACCTGCCCGGACAAAACGACGTCAGCCGCTGGCCCGAACTGCGGGCCGTGCTGACCGAAAAGTTCGCCAGTCGCGACCGCGACCACTGGGCCAAGGTGTTCGCCGACTCCGACGCCTGCGTGACACCGGTGCTGGCCTTCGGCGAGGTCCACACCGAGCCGCACGTCACCGAGCGCCACACCTTCTACGAAGTCGACGGCGGCCCGCAGCCGATGCCGGCTCCGCGGTTTTCCCGCACGGCGCCCGACACGCCCCGCCCGGCGGCGCCGGCGGCCGACATCGAAGCGGTGCTCGAGGACTGGGTATAG
- a CDS encoding NAD(P)H-binding protein yields the protein MRILVTGATGYVGSRLVTALLENQHQVVAATRNPQRLKRLGWFDDITPVTLDASDPASVRAAMEAAGPIDVVYYLVHAIGQRGFRDADKAAAANVAAAARDAGVRRIVYLGGFVPADEALSEHLASRAEVAEALTVEDGPELVWLGAAMIIGAGSTSFEMMRYVGDRFPLMPIPSWMENPIDPISIRDVLHYLVAAADPNQVPAGAYDISGPDTTSYRELLETYARISGRWHAAVPVGRVDTALASLVTGVALPVPLGLAGDLVESLDHPMVASVSGLRDRVPDPPGGLLAVDEAIALALADQSKRPLPVNALADPHHLADTDPAWAGGDALRIRRFACAITPSVARPTLRLVNVVPGPLAGALRTGLDILSTLTAKVRPT from the coding sequence ATGCGCATCCTGGTCACCGGTGCCACTGGCTATGTGGGATCGCGGCTGGTTACGGCGCTGCTGGAAAACCAGCACCAGGTGGTCGCTGCCACCCGAAACCCGCAGCGTCTCAAGCGTTTAGGGTGGTTCGACGACATCACGCCGGTCACCCTCGACGCGTCCGATCCCGCGTCGGTGCGGGCAGCGATGGAAGCCGCAGGCCCGATCGACGTCGTCTATTACCTCGTGCACGCCATCGGCCAGCGCGGCTTCCGAGACGCCGACAAGGCCGCGGCCGCGAACGTAGCCGCCGCGGCCAGGGACGCCGGTGTGCGCCGCATCGTCTACCTGGGCGGTTTCGTGCCCGCCGACGAGGCCCTGTCCGAGCACCTGGCCAGCCGGGCCGAAGTGGCCGAAGCCCTGACGGTCGAGGACGGCCCGGAACTGGTATGGCTGGGCGCGGCGATGATCATCGGCGCTGGCTCGACGTCGTTCGAGATGATGCGCTACGTGGGAGATCGGTTCCCGCTCATGCCGATACCGAGCTGGATGGAGAACCCGATCGACCCGATCTCGATCCGCGACGTGCTGCACTATCTGGTCGCCGCGGCAGATCCCAACCAGGTGCCTGCAGGCGCCTACGACATTTCTGGCCCGGACACCACGTCCTATCGGGAGCTGCTGGAGACATATGCGCGCATCTCCGGCAGGTGGCACGCCGCTGTGCCGGTCGGCAGGGTCGACACCGCGCTGGCGTCGCTGGTCACCGGGGTCGCGCTGCCCGTGCCTCTGGGACTGGCGGGAGACCTGGTCGAATCGCTGGACCATCCGATGGTGGCCTCCGTCAGCGGCCTGCGCGATCGGGTGCCCGACCCGCCCGGCGGGCTGCTCGCCGTCGACGAAGCCATTGCCCTGGCCCTGGCGGATCAGTCCAAACGCCCCCTGCCCGTGAACGCCCTGGCTGACCCCCACCATCTCGCCGACACCGATCCCGCGTGGGCTGGTGGGGATGCGCTGCGCATCCGGCGGTTCGCCTGCGCGATTACCCCGTCCGTTGCGCGCCCCACCCTGCGGCTGGTCAACGTCGTCCCCGGACCGCTCGCCGGTGCGCTACGAACCGGCCTCGATATCCTGTCCACTTTGACCGCGAAGGTACGTCCGACATGA
- a CDS encoding DUF1697 domain-containing protein encodes MTKYAAFLRGVNVGGVNLKMAEVAAALTGAGFANVRTVLASGNVLLESSAGVAAVRKKAEATLRERFGYDAWVLVYDIDTVRTVVDAYPFEREVDGYQSYVTFVADAAVLDELARLAEGAGPAEKIGRGEGVVYWQVPKGSTLDSTIGKTMGKPRYKSSTTTRNLRTLAKVIG; translated from the coding sequence GTACGCGGCATTCCTGCGCGGCGTCAACGTCGGCGGCGTCAACCTCAAAATGGCCGAGGTGGCGGCCGCGCTGACCGGCGCCGGATTCGCCAACGTGCGCACCGTCCTGGCCAGCGGCAACGTGCTGCTGGAGTCGTCCGCCGGCGTGGCCGCGGTGCGCAAGAAGGCCGAAGCCACGTTGCGCGAGAGGTTCGGCTATGACGCGTGGGTGCTGGTGTACGACATCGACACGGTGCGCACGGTCGTCGACGCCTACCCTTTCGAACGCGAGGTCGACGGGTACCAGTCCTACGTCACGTTCGTCGCCGACGCCGCGGTGCTCGACGAGCTTGCCAGGCTCGCCGAGGGTGCCGGTCCGGCAGAGAAGATCGGCCGCGGCGAGGGCGTTGTCTACTGGCAGGTGCCCAAGGGCAGCACCTTGGACAGCACGATCGGCAAGACGATGGGCAAGCCGCGCTACAAGTCCTCGACGACGACACGTAACCTGCGCACGCTGGCCAAAGTTATTGGCTAG
- a CDS encoding GntR family transcriptional regulator, whose amino-acid sequence MELRDWLRVDVKAGKPLFDQLRTQVIDGVRSGALPPGSRLPTVRDLAGQLGVAANTVARAYRELESAAIVETRGRFGTFISRFDPTDAAMAAAAKEYVDVARALGLTKSDAMRYLTNVPDD is encoded by the coding sequence GTGGAGCTGCGGGATTGGTTACGGGTCGACGTGAAGGCGGGCAAACCATTGTTCGACCAGCTCAGGACCCAGGTCATCGACGGAGTCCGAAGCGGCGCGTTGCCGCCCGGCAGCCGGCTCCCGACGGTGCGTGACCTGGCCGGTCAGCTTGGCGTTGCGGCGAACACCGTGGCCCGTGCCTATCGTGAGCTGGAGTCGGCGGCGATCGTCGAAACACGTGGGCGCTTCGGCACTTTCATTTCCCGCTTCGATCCGACCGACGCCGCGATGGCGGCCGCTGCCAAAGAGTACGTCGACGTGGCCCGGGCATTGGGGCTGACCAAATCCGACGCGATGCGCTACCTGACCAATGTGCCCGATGATTGA
- a CDS encoding NAD-dependent deacylase has product MRVTVLSGAGISAESGVPTFRDDKNGLWARFDPYELSSTQGWRNNPERVWGWYLWRHYLVANVEPNNGHRAIAAWQDYADVTVVTQNVDDLHERAGSSPVHHLHGSLFEFRCERCGMPYTGALPEMPEPALEVEPPVCHCGGLIRPDIVWFGEPLPDEPWQRAVEATQAADVMVVVGTSAIVYPAAGLPDLALSRGAVVVEVNPEPTPLTPSATISIRESASQALPELLQRLPALLR; this is encoded by the coding sequence ATGCGGGTAACGGTGCTCAGCGGCGCGGGGATCTCCGCGGAAAGCGGCGTACCGACTTTTCGTGACGACAAGAACGGACTGTGGGCCCGCTTCGATCCCTACGAGCTGTCCAGCACCCAAGGGTGGCGCAACAACCCCGAACGGGTCTGGGGGTGGTATCTGTGGCGCCACTACCTGGTGGCCAACGTCGAACCCAACAATGGGCATCGCGCGATCGCTGCGTGGCAGGATTACGCCGACGTCACCGTCGTCACCCAGAACGTCGACGACTTGCACGAGCGCGCCGGTAGCAGCCCGGTGCATCATCTGCACGGGAGCCTTTTCGAATTCCGTTGCGAGCGTTGCGGTATGCCCTACACCGGTGCGCTCCCCGAAATGCCGGAGCCGGCGCTGGAGGTGGAACCTCCGGTCTGCCACTGCGGCGGCCTGATCAGACCCGACATCGTGTGGTTCGGCGAGCCGCTGCCCGACGAGCCATGGCAGCGCGCGGTCGAGGCGACGCAGGCCGCCGACGTGATGGTGGTGGTGGGGACCTCGGCGATCGTCTACCCCGCGGCCGGTCTGCCGGATCTGGCGTTGTCCCGCGGCGCGGTCGTCGTCGAGGTCAACCCCGAGCCGACACCGCTTACCCCGAGCGCCACGATCAGCATCCGCGAGAGTGCAAGCCAGGCGCTGCCCGAGCTGCTGCAGCGGCTGCCCGCCCTGTTGAGATAA
- a CDS encoding MMPL family transporter — protein MLQRIARLAIAAPRRIIGVAVLVFIAAAIFGLPVAKSLSPGGFQDPNSESARAIQVLTDKFGQSGQQMLVLVTAPAGTNSEQARKVATDLVSDLQRSPLVYNVTSAWTAPPPAAANLVSTDGKSGLIVVNLKGGENYIQTNAQTLSDEFVHDRDGVTVRAGGSAMQYAQINKQNQADLLVMEMIALPLSFLVLVWVFGGLLAAALPMALGALAVVGSMSVLRLVTFTTEVSIFALNLSTALGLALAIDYTLLIVSRYRDELAEGSDREEALIRTMATSGRTVLFSAVTVALSMSATVAFPMYFLKSFAYAGVATVAFVATASIVITPAAIALLGPRLDSLDVRRLLRRILGRPDPVHKPVEESFWYRSSKYVMRRWLPIGSAVIALLVLLGLPFTSVKWGFPDDRVLPHSASSHQVGDRLRNDFAHDSATAVPVVVPNARGLSPADLDKYAADLSRVPDVSAVSAPGGTFAGGFRAGPPTSATGWADGSAFLTVSSAAPLFSHASDTQLRRLHEVRGPAGRPVDMAGVAQVNRDSVDAVTERLPLVLGLMAAITFVLLFLLTGSVVLPVKALMCNVLSLTAAFGALVWIFQDGHLGALGTTPSGTLVANMPVLLFCIAFGLSMDYEVFLISRIREYWLASGAARPATPSAAQAHAANDESVAHGVARTGRVITAAALVMSMSFAALIAAHVSFMRMFGLGLTLAVFVDATLVRMVLVPAFMHVMGRWNWWAPKPLVWLHERFGISEGPAAQAGDVEPVRHDGRPIRESVTNIG, from the coding sequence ATGCTGCAACGGATCGCGCGACTGGCCATCGCGGCGCCACGACGAATCATCGGGGTGGCGGTCTTGGTGTTCATCGCCGCCGCGATCTTCGGCCTTCCCGTTGCCAAGAGCCTGTCTCCCGGCGGCTTCCAGGATCCGAACTCGGAGTCGGCGCGCGCCATTCAAGTGCTGACCGACAAGTTCGGGCAGAGCGGGCAGCAAATGCTGGTCCTGGTCACAGCGCCCGCGGGCACCAACAGTGAGCAGGCTCGCAAGGTGGCCACCGATCTCGTCAGCGATTTGCAACGGTCGCCATTGGTGTACAACGTGACCTCGGCCTGGACCGCGCCGCCACCGGCCGCCGCCAATCTCGTCAGCACCGACGGGAAGTCGGGGTTGATCGTGGTCAACCTCAAGGGCGGCGAAAACTACATTCAGACAAACGCCCAAACCCTGTCGGACGAGTTCGTCCACGATCGTGACGGCGTCACCGTCCGAGCCGGCGGGTCGGCGATGCAGTACGCCCAAATCAACAAGCAGAACCAGGCCGACCTTCTGGTGATGGAGATGATCGCGCTCCCGCTGAGCTTCCTGGTGCTGGTCTGGGTGTTCGGTGGGCTGCTGGCCGCTGCATTGCCGATGGCCCTCGGCGCACTGGCCGTCGTCGGCTCGATGTCGGTGTTGCGACTCGTGACGTTTACCACCGAAGTGTCGATCTTCGCGCTCAACCTGAGCACGGCATTGGGCCTGGCGCTGGCCATCGACTACACGCTGCTGATCGTCAGCCGGTATCGCGACGAGCTGGCCGAGGGCAGCGATCGAGAAGAGGCGCTGATCCGGACCATGGCCACCTCCGGCCGCACGGTGCTGTTCTCCGCGGTCACGGTGGCGCTGTCGATGTCCGCGACGGTGGCCTTCCCGATGTACTTCCTGAAGTCGTTCGCCTACGCCGGCGTGGCCACCGTGGCCTTCGTCGCGACCGCATCCATCGTGATAACCCCGGCCGCGATCGCGCTGCTGGGTCCCCGGCTGGATTCACTGGACGTGCGCCGGCTTTTGCGGCGGATCCTGGGCCGCCCGGATCCCGTGCACAAGCCAGTCGAGGAATCGTTCTGGTACCGGTCGAGCAAGTATGTGATGCGTCGCTGGCTGCCGATCGGCTCGGCCGTCATCGCGCTACTGGTGCTGCTCGGACTCCCGTTCACCTCGGTGAAGTGGGGTTTCCCGGACGACCGGGTGCTGCCGCACTCGGCGTCGTCGCACCAAGTCGGTGACCGGTTGCGCAACGACTTCGCGCACGATTCCGCGACAGCGGTGCCCGTCGTCGTCCCCAACGCCCGTGGGCTCAGCCCGGCCGATCTGGATAAGTACGCCGCGGACCTGTCCCGGGTTCCCGACGTGTCGGCGGTGTCCGCGCCCGGCGGGACGTTCGCGGGTGGATTCCGGGCTGGCCCACCGACGTCGGCTACCGGGTGGGCCGACGGCAGCGCATTCCTGACGGTGAGCAGTGCGGCGCCGCTGTTTTCGCACGCTTCCGACACCCAGCTCAGGCGGTTGCATGAGGTGCGCGGGCCCGCCGGCCGACCCGTCGACATGGCCGGTGTCGCGCAGGTCAACCGCGACAGCGTCGATGCGGTGACGGAACGACTTCCGCTGGTGTTGGGGCTGATGGCCGCCATTACCTTCGTGTTGCTGTTCCTGCTCACCGGCAGCGTGGTGCTGCCGGTGAAGGCGCTGATGTGCAACGTGCTGTCGCTGACCGCGGCCTTTGGCGCGCTGGTGTGGATCTTCCAGGACGGCCACCTCGGCGCGCTCGGAACAACCCCGAGCGGCACGCTGGTGGCCAACATGCCGGTGCTGTTGTTCTGCATCGCCTTTGGGTTGTCGATGGACTATGAGGTGTTCTTGATCTCCCGGATCCGCGAGTACTGGCTGGCGTCCGGGGCCGCCCGACCGGCGACGCCAAGCGCGGCGCAGGCCCATGCCGCCAACGACGAGAGTGTGGCACATGGCGTGGCCCGCACGGGCCGGGTGATCACCGCGGCCGCGCTGGTGATGTCGATGTCGTTCGCCGCGCTGATCGCCGCCCACGTATCGTTCATGCGGATGTTCGGCCTCGGGCTCACGCTCGCCGTGTTCGTGGATGCGACGCTGGTGCGGATGGTCCTGGTTCCGGCGTTCATGCATGTGATGGGCCGCTGGAATTGGTGGGCGCCAAAGCCTTTGGTGTGGCTGCACGAGCGGTTCGGCATCAGCGAGGGCCCGGCCGCACAGGCCGGAGACGTCGAACCGGTGCGGCACGATGGCCGCCCGATCAGGGAGTCGGTGACCAACATTGGTTAG
- a CDS encoding CPBP family intramembrane glutamic endopeptidase, whose amino-acid sequence MSQSTTPYRASVFAELHRAITNVAVPHHESPGVVRRRRVVVVITLAIGAAVLGVSLRRTPGESSFYWLTLALAAVWIVGAFLSGPLHLGGICWRGRNQRPVITGTTIGLLLGGAFVLGGMIARDIPAISALIIRVLQFAHQGSLLPIVLITMVNAIGEEMFFRGALYTALGRLAPVAISTIVYTCATMASGNLMLGFAAIILGTVCALERRASGGILAPMLTHVVWGLVMVLVLPSLFGL is encoded by the coding sequence ATGAGCCAGTCGACTACTCCCTACCGCGCCAGCGTCTTCGCCGAGTTGCATCGCGCGATCACCAATGTCGCTGTGCCCCACCATGAATCGCCCGGCGTCGTGCGGCGCCGACGCGTCGTCGTCGTGATCACGCTGGCGATCGGCGCTGCGGTGCTTGGGGTTTCGCTAAGACGCACGCCGGGTGAGTCGAGTTTCTACTGGCTCACGCTGGCGCTGGCGGCCGTGTGGATCGTCGGCGCGTTCCTCTCGGGACCGTTGCACCTGGGCGGCATCTGCTGGCGTGGCCGCAACCAACGCCCGGTCATCACGGGCACCACCATCGGTCTGCTGCTTGGTGGCGCCTTCGTGCTGGGCGGCATGATCGCCAGGGACATTCCGGCCATCTCGGCGTTGATCATCCGGGTGCTGCAATTCGCCCATCAGGGATCGCTTTTGCCGATCGTGCTGATCACCATGGTCAACGCCATCGGCGAGGAGATGTTCTTCCGCGGCGCGCTCTACACCGCGCTGGGTCGCCTTGCGCCCGTGGCGATTTCGACCATCGTGTACACCTGCGCAACCATGGCCAGCGGGAACTTGATGCTCGGGTTCGCCGCAATCATCCTGGGGACGGTATGCGCGCTGGAACGCCGGGCGAGCGGCGGAATTCTGGCACCCATGCTGACCCATGTCGTGTGGGGCCTGGTGATGGTGCTCGTTTTGCCGTCGCTGTTCGGGCTTTGA
- a CDS encoding enoyl-CoA hydratase yields MPQSAIDTLAPVAGLAVTLSDGVLSVTIDRPDSLNSVTTPVLAGIADAMERAATDPRVKVVRLGGAGRGFCSGAGMSADDVAGGGPGSEIIAEANRAIRAITALPRPVVAVVQGPAAGVGVSLALACDLVLACEKAFFMLAFTQVGLMPDGGASALVAAAIGRIRAMRMALLAERLAAVDALSWGLVSVVYPAEEFEAEVDKVISKLAAGPVVAYAKTKDSINATTLTELDSALEREFRGQSILLRSHDFIEGATAFQQRRTPNFTDR; encoded by the coding sequence ATGCCGCAATCCGCCATCGACACACTGGCCCCTGTCGCGGGTCTTGCCGTGACGCTGTCCGACGGCGTGCTGTCGGTGACCATCGACCGCCCCGACAGCCTCAACTCGGTGACCACCCCGGTGCTGGCCGGCATCGCCGACGCGATGGAGCGCGCCGCCACCGATCCGCGGGTCAAGGTGGTGCGCCTTGGCGGTGCGGGTCGGGGCTTCTGCTCCGGGGCCGGCATGAGCGCCGACGACGTGGCCGGTGGCGGCCCGGGCTCCGAGATCATCGCGGAGGCCAACCGCGCCATACGGGCCATTACCGCGCTGCCGCGGCCGGTCGTTGCCGTCGTCCAGGGACCGGCGGCCGGCGTCGGCGTTTCCCTGGCCCTGGCATGCGACCTCGTATTGGCTTGTGAGAAGGCGTTTTTCATGCTTGCCTTCACGCAGGTTGGGTTGATGCCCGACGGCGGCGCGTCGGCGTTGGTCGCCGCGGCGATCGGCCGGATCCGCGCGATGCGGATGGCGCTGCTGGCCGAGCGGTTAGCGGCCGTCGACGCGTTGTCTTGGGGCCTGGTCTCCGTGGTCTATCCCGCCGAGGAATTCGAGGCCGAGGTCGACAAGGTGATCTCGAAATTGGCGGCGGGCCCGGTCGTGGCGTACGCCAAGACCAAGGATTCGATCAACGCGACCACCCTGACCGAGCTGGACTCCGCCCTGGAGCGAGAATTCCGCGGACAGTCGATCTTGCTGCGATCACACGACTTCATCGAGGGCGCAACGGCTTTCCAGCAGCGCCGCACTCCTAACTTCACCGACCGCTGA
- a CDS encoding class I SAM-dependent methyltransferase, whose translation MGTTAAEASASSVDNPFFARIWPVVAAHEVEAVRALRRENLAGLSGRVLEVGAGIGTNFAFYPDSVERVVAVEPEPRLAARARTAAAAAPVPVVVTGETAEAFSGGEPFDAVVCSLVLCSVQDPAMVLQRLCSLLRPGGQLRYLEHVASAGVRGRLQWLADATLWPRLLGNCHTHRDTELAIVEAGFEVDTSRREWTLPFWAPLPVSELVLGRARRP comes from the coding sequence TTGGGGACGACGGCTGCGGAGGCGTCGGCATCGAGCGTCGACAACCCGTTCTTCGCGCGGATCTGGCCCGTTGTCGCCGCCCACGAAGTCGAGGCGGTGCGGGCCCTGCGCCGGGAGAATCTGGCCGGCTTGTCGGGCCGGGTGCTGGAGGTCGGGGCGGGCATTGGCACCAACTTCGCCTTCTATCCGGATTCCGTTGAGCGCGTCGTGGCCGTGGAGCCGGAGCCGCGGCTTGCCGCCCGGGCGCGCACCGCGGCCGCCGCGGCGCCCGTCCCGGTTGTCGTGACCGGTGAGACCGCGGAGGCGTTCAGCGGCGGGGAGCCGTTCGACGCGGTGGTGTGCTCGCTGGTGCTGTGCTCGGTGCAAGACCCCGCCATGGTGTTGCAGCGTCTGTGTTCGTTGCTGCGGCCGGGCGGGCAGCTGCGGTATCTCGAGCATGTGGCCAGCGCCGGCGTGCGGGGCCGGTTGCAGTGGCTTGCCGACGCCACGCTGTGGCCGAGGTTGCTGGGCAACTGCCACACCCATCGCGATACCGAGCTCGCCATCGTCGAGGCCGGATTCGAGGTGGACACTTCCCGGCGGGAGTGGACGCTGCCGTTCTGGGCGCCGCTGCCGGTGTCGGAGTTGGTGCTGGGCCGGGCACGCCGGCCCTAG